In Zingiber officinale cultivar Zhangliang chromosome 3B, Zo_v1.1, whole genome shotgun sequence, a single window of DNA contains:
- the LOC122055608 gene encoding uncharacterized protein LOC122055608 encodes MEDTLDSSLLLHDGGGAVASHGWQKVTYSKRKRKPQPQADPDRPSLANGLPDRSHVFDSVEQKARERRHAIEAAAAAAEAVDLPRSRPALASSEEDDDDEGAAKSQENSAPAPKKEKPKKVKKPKVTVDEAAAKIDATDLATFLAEISTTYESQQDIQLMRFADFFARSFASVNASQFPWFKIFKESPVEKIIDVPLSHIPESVYKISVDWLALKSPEALTDFVLWCLDGILSDLASQLPAVKGSKKSVQPTTPKALAAIFVVLAMTLRRKPDILINLLPKLRDDPAYQGQEKLPIVIWITAQASQGDLIVGMYIWSHFLFPVVCGKSNVNPQSRDLVLQLLERILSGPKARTILLNGAVRKGERIVPPAVLDLLMRATFPASTARVKATERFETFYPTLKELALTGSGTKTTKQASQQLLPFAIQAIQENNSELTKEATDLFIWCLTQNAECYKQWEKLYLENVDATIIVLRKLSTEWRNYSAKISPDTLKVTLKHLRAKNEDALSRNTDPSQVASIKEADKYCKTILMKLTRNFGCMKGSVLVLVLGIGLFFTLSPNAELINWENINWEKFQVLFSSLQSS; translated from the exons ATGGAAGACACCCTCGATTCCTCGCTCCTCCTTCACGACGGAGGCGGCGCCGTCGCGAGCCACGGATGGCAGAAAGTCACTTACTCCAAGCGCAAGCGCAAGCCTCAACCCCAGGCTGACCCCGATCGCCCCAGCCTCGCCAACGGTCTCCCCGATCGCTCCCACGTCTTTGACTCCGTCGAGCAGAAGGCCCGCGAGCGGCGTCACGCCATCGAGGCCGCGGCGGCCGCTGCCGAGGCCGTTGATTTGCCCAGATCGAGGCCTGCGCTGGCCTCCTCGGAGGAGGACGACGATGACGAAGGAGCCGCCAAATCCCAGGAGAACAGTGCGCCTGCGCCGAAGAAGGAGAAGCCGAAGAAGGTTAAGAAGCCTAAGGTCACGGTCGATGAGGCTGCCGCCAAGATCGATGCCACCGATCTTGCTACGTTTCTCGCCGAGATTTCG ACAACTTACGAATCGCAGCAGGATATTCAACTGATGAGATTTGCGGATTTTTTCGCACGTTCATTTGCTTCTGTTAATGCATCGCAATTCCCTTGGTTCAAGATCTTCAAAGAATCACCTGTGGAGAAAATCATTGAT GTTCCTTTAAGCCATATACCTGAATCTGTTTACAAGATTTCAGTTGATTGGCTTGCACTGAAATCCCCTGAAGCTTTGACTGATTTTGTTTTATGGTGCCTTGATGGCATCCTTTCTGACTTGGCGAGTCAGCTACCTGCAGTTAAGGGCTCAAAAAAATCCGTTCAGCCAACTACACCAAAGGCTCTG GCTGCTATATTTGTTGTGCTAGCAATGACCTTGAGACGGAAGCCTGACATACTTATAAATCTTTTGCCCAAACTAAGAGACGATCCAGCATATCAAGGACAAGAAAAACTACCCATTGTCATCTGGATCACTGCCCAG GCTTCTCAAGGAGATCTGATTGTCGGCATGTACATCTGGTCGCATTTCCTATTTCCTGTAGTTTGTGGAAAATCAAATGTGAACCCACAGTCTAGGGACTTGGTGCTGCAATTGCTCGAAAG GATTCTCTCTGGACCGAAAGCTCGAACTATTCTGTTAAATGGTGCTGTTCGGAAGGGGGAACGCATAGTACCACCTGCTGTACTTGATCTACTCATGCGGGCGACTTTTCCTGCTTCTACAGCTCGAGTCAAG GCAACTGAAAGATTTGAGACGTTTTATCCTACTCTAAAAGAGTTGGCTCTTACTGGTTCTGGTACCAAAACCACAAAGCAAGCATCACAACAGCTTTTGCCTTTTGCCATCCAAGCGATTCAAGAAA ATAATTCCGAGCTAACAAAGGAAGCTACGGATTTGTTCATCTGGTGTTTGACTCAGAATGCTGAGTGCTATAAACAGTGG GAAAAACTCTATTTAGAGAATGTTGATGCAACAATTATTGTTCTTCGGAAACTCTCCACTGAGTGGCGAAATTACTCGGCCAAAATTTCCCCCGACACTCTCAAAGTAACACTTAAGCATTTGAGGGCTAAA AATGAAGATGCCCTGTCAAGAAACACAGACCCCAGCCAAGTAGCATCCATCAAAGAAGCTGACAAGTACTGCAAGACAATTTTGATGAAGTTAACACGTAATTTTGGCTGCATGAAGGGTAGTGTTTTGGTGCTTGTGTTGGGAATTGGACTCTTTTTCACTCTTTCACCGAATGCCGAGTTAATCAACTGGGAGAACATCAATTGGGAGAAATTTCAGGTGTTGTTCAGTTCTCTCCAATCCTCTTAG
- the LOC121968030 gene encoding NAC domain-containing protein 100-like — translation MEDLPPGFRFHPTDEELITYYLIRKVTEFGFITRAIADVDLNKSEPWDLPGKASMGVKEWYFFSIKDRKYPTGFRTNRATAAGYWKTTGKDKEIYQNGGTLVGMKKTLVFYKGRAPKGEKTSWVMHEYRLQTNLPLYRPMKEEWVVCRVFKKNNMAKNPQPDSPALLGSPYSSAMSINELGEVDVSVLQDLVSSSSSNPTVQLQTGYDPINVHNKVDVNAYLSWVMASQANGGLQPSLPWGATGLEFTPNPAIVSALAPQPEADLNSFAAQGGGLLGNSLRLSFPGVASSGGLDCAQQQQVQLVNQETLWRAH, via the exons ATGGAGGATCTTCCTCCGGGGTTTCGATTCCACCCGACCGACGAAGAACTCATCACCTACTATCTAATAAGGAAGGTGACTGAGTTCGGCTTCATCACGCGAGCCATTGCCGATGTCGATCTCAACAAATCCGAGCCTTGGGACTTGCCAG GGAAGGCAAGCATGGGAGTGAAAGAGTGGTATTTCTTCAGCATCAAGGACCGAAAGTACCCGACCGGATTCCGAACCAACCGAGCCACCGCGGCCGGCTACTGGAAGACCACAGGCAAAGACAAGGAGATCTACCAAAACGGAGGGACCCTAGTCGGCATGAAGAAAACTCTAGTGTTTTACAAGGGGAGGGCTCCCAAGGGCGAGAAGACAAGTTGGGTGATGCATGAGTACAGACTCCAAACCAATTTGCCCTTGTACAGACCAATGAAG GAGGAGTGGGTCGTGTGTAGGGTTTTCAAGAAGAACAACATGGCGAAGAATCCACAGCCAGACTCCCCGGCATTGCTCGGCTCTCCCTACAGCAGTGCCATGTCGATAAACGAGCTCGGAGAAGTCGATGTCTCGGTTTTGCAGGACCTCGTCAGCTCGTCGAGCTCCAACCCTACTGTGCAATTGCAAACGGGTTATGATCCGATCAACGTGCACAACAAAGTGGACGTGAACGCGTACTTGAGCTGGGTCATGGCTAGCCAGGCCAATGGTGGGCTGCAGCCTTCACTTCCATGGGGAGCAACAGGGCTGGAGTTCACCCCAAACCCTGCAATTGTATCAGCATTAGCACCGCAACCGGAAGCCGATCTGAACTCTTTCGCGGCGCAAGGCGGCGGTCTACTCGGAAACAGCTTGAGGTTGAGCTTCCCTGGTGTTGCTTCATCAGGAGGTTTGGATTGCGCACAGCAACAGCAAGTGCAGTTAGTGAACCAGGAAACACTTTGGAGAGCACATTAA
- the LOC122055611 gene encoding uncharacterized protein LOC122055611 → MNSCGNQQNAFAACEETRPRFLAADHKAPTFFCPKPRRLIPLAVVAEPVPPFRWPSEDFPDSRAVEEDLVDLLLAKGGELNRSDSSSPFFCGSPPSRASNPVVHDPRFGEDRPPAPAPFAPFPLTQSTAPMSPKHGCAHAKFGLLPAAVRVDGFDCLDRARRSCSGLTAVA, encoded by the coding sequence ATGAACAGCTGCGGGAATCAGCAGAACGCCTTTGCCGCCTGCGAAGAGACGAGGCCGCGCTTCCTCGCCGCGGACCACAAAGCCCCGACCTTTTTTTGTCCCAAACCGCGCCGGCTCATCCCGCTCGCCGTCGTTGCGGAGCCTGTGCCTCCGTTCCGGTGGCCCTCTGAGGATTTTCCCGATTCGAGGGCAGTGGAAGAAGACCTTGTCGATTTGCTTCTCGCAAAGGGTGGAGAACTCAACCGCTCGGATTCGAGTTCACCATTCTTCTGCGGCTCTCCGCCGAGTCGCGCCAGCAATCCGGTCGTCCACGACCCTCGATTCGGCGAGGACCGTCCGCCAGCGCCAGCGCCCTTCGCTCCGTTCCCGCTGACCCAATCCACGGCGCCCATGTCCCCCAAACACGGGTGCGCTCACGCCAAGTTCGGCCTTCTACCAGCAGCCGTTCGCGTCGACGGCTTTGATTGCCTCGACCGTGCTCGCCGGAGCTGCAGCGGCCTCACCGCTGTGGCCTAA